Within the Gossypium raimondii isolate GPD5lz chromosome 12, ASM2569854v1, whole genome shotgun sequence genome, the region TCTCCACATCATATGCTAATCCTAATCCAATCCACCATTTTTTTAGCCCTTTCATGTCAGCTTTGACACAACCACTATTTATTTTACTAGGatgacaaaggaaaagaaaattgaattatacaaattcgattttttttaaaacaaatttattagatttttttatgaaggtatatattgtaaattttattatagtatAAACTTATGTGTTTAccttaattttatatcatatcattgtttattattattattatcaaatttgtGTTGCGCTAAGTCATCGTGAATCATGAACCTCAACCGCATATCAACCCTCGACTTCTCACTTAATGAAATCCAAGAATCacgttttcaattaattttaaattttatacattttcttttttctaattaaaaaaacGAAGCACGTGTTTCCAATTTGTTTAGTCAATTAAGGACTACCAAATGACAACAAATTTCTTTCCAAACATACACATTCGTTATTCACACAAGTCATAATgctaaatttaaacatatttatccTGTAAATTATAACTCAGTTttggcttcttcttttttgcattaagataatgatattatataatgtaagggtctgtttgattgacggaattgattttccgaaaaatcattttccaactttttcagcgtttgattggcggaaaacattttccatttgaaaaatgaactccaaaataagggaaaatgggttacattttagggaaaatgtcttaccctttcaatttccgtaagatattttccgtgctctcctccctatcgcctccttcattccttccttcatttccggtaaAAAACTGCTTCTATTTATCGATTTTCAagtaacttatttttttaattattcaatacttgtttttttaacacaattacaaataatttatttgatattagtttttttcaatttataacgattaatattgtagcttaataattgagtattattataaataaatcattgcaatatatgtaaaaataatttaaaatataaaatttattaatatatatcaatatatgtaaaaacaactttttcgTAAAATATTTTCGTGAATCACAaacaagagaaaatattttacatgattcaatcaaacaccgaaaatattttccaagaaatcattttacgaaaagtaaaatatttttcagaaatcattttacggaaaatattttactggctaTCAAATAGACCCTAAGTTTACGCATACTTTACACCTGTTTATGCTACAGgcttgaaataaattttaatggttcAATTTCGATCTAATTtagcttattattattatttaaattataaagcaaatttacatataaaataaatattttattaaaaaagcgttttataaagaaatataattaagaaattaaaacaaaacaatacaATTATCTAACGCACCGgtcttaattttgttgttttaaggtaaaaagaataattgcaatttcatttttaaagtatgtaataattatatttttattaaattattctgCATCTCCAAACATATCTAATCATGTTTCAAAGattaagtaaaaggaaaaagaatatgCGCATtttatttaacctaaaattggtaTCAAACCCTTgtttttcattccttttctaTTGGtatgccatatatatatatatataaactgcacattaattcaatgaaaattgattaaatttttttatactattataaagatgttttaattttttatatccttaaaaataatttaaactcaaaataaataaataataataatcgtGACTTCATTttagttaaaagataaaatatagtATAAATACTTTGGGGAGGAATCCACTTATACTAGTGTAAAACTAGCATGGTTTTACACCCTTTCATAAATTTTTCTACTACTGATATTTTAAAGTCGTtgatttatcaatataattgcaCTTGTTATgcatctaaaattttgaatcaatccAATATTTCTACCAtatcaatctaaaatattatttatattaatatatatttaacgatttaaaactctttttcacataaaaatagcttaaaaattttttattccaaGCATGACATGCAcgatctatatgaatgaaatatgatagttagattattaaaatattaatagtaaaaaatataaaaaatataataccatattaattttataccGATATAAATAGATCTCTCCTCAAatgcttttaaatattttttcatcccTTTAAATATCTCTTGGAGTAGCCTTGAAATTTCCTTTccggaaaataaaataaaagacgcAAAGCACAATTTGGGTACGCTTTTAATTGATGACtaccaaagtttttttttcccaaacGATAAGATTTCATTCTAAACTTAGAAAATCCACAAGTACCTTCGTCATTTCCTTATATTAGGGAATagataaatgaaaacaaattattgTATTAGGAGATGTAACGTGGGTttatattaaacttttaaagctactataatttacattttttaataatttggtcAAAGATATAGTTTCTAATTTGAGtaacttcattttcatttcagcTGTCTTCTAGAATCTCTCTTTACCATGATGATACGTGCATTCAAGATTCTACTACTAAGCTAGTAATCGGGAGTATATATGAttataatgaataaaattttcagtatgaataacatagtttttctttaaacttttatagTTAGTGACTATATTTTTTCCTCAGGGataagataataatatttaaaagttagactgaaaattaatattaattgacGATTTGAATAATCTTCTTTGTGTACAACTACTATActtttgatatataaaaatatctatcattatattttacatacaaaaaaataatgcGGATTAACtcttaaatcaattaatatgattattattacaacaataaataaataaaattgaattatagaaaatgtcggtttttaagatatttattggattaggttttttttaaatgatgggATTGGACTAATATAATGAAAACGCTCGTGGAAATAAGATTAATGTAAATACGATACttgtaaatatcaaattaaataattattaattttacatttaaaaaaattataaaaaaactaaagaaggtataatgaacttaaaaattataaaaaaaactcaaaattctataaaaccctaaaccctaaaaaactcCACAAAAGCCAAACCCTAACCCtacttaaaaacacaaaaatctAATCCCAAAAAACGAAACACAAGGAATGCTTCCAGTTGAAAGCGGTTTCGTTATTTCGACCTAATcctatcatttaaaaaaaaaacctaatcaaataatttttcttaaaaaataggtatttttgagaaattcaaTCAAAtggagtaaaatttaaaaattgtaagaataaattaaaaatcatataaaaaggAAACAGTGAGGGAATACTAAGAAGTTATggaatgagaaaaataataagcGTGAGGCAAAAGAAAAGATGTTGGTAGTTGTGGAAGCTATGAAGAGTGAGTAAGACTGATTTTCTTACCGGATTTTATATAACATAGTCGGGTAAACTCAGAACAACTTTTTAGGGctcgaataaaattttaatttttatagtttatatttttataattttaaaaagattaaataaaatttttataattttagggagttaaagtataattttatttttattaatttaaaattttaaaataatttaaaaaacttaaataataatttttcattttagggccGCCTAGAATCGTATCTGAGcatagttaaattattttgtagtAAAACTGTATTTATTACCCATTGTTTAAATCTTAAcacaaatagaaataaaatttagaattaaattgataaaatcgTATCCCATGATGcaattttagaatttcaaaGTAATAAAAGGAGTCGTGTCAAATGAGGCATAAGCATAGGAAAATTGGATGGCACGCGGCGCCAGGACTCTGCTCACCTCTCTTATTTTAATCTCTTTTGGTTTTTCCATAATAACGCTTACCCATTGTATTTAACCAAATTCGTAATCCATCTTAAACCCTCTCCTATAAATACCCAAACAAGAGCTAACACAATTCAGTCTTCAATCCAATTTACCCCATCCACCCATATATTCACTCTATATATATGGCTTTCAACAATGATCTCTCCGTTATCCTCCCTCGTGTTCTTATCGTCTCTAGACGTAGCGTTCGCAAGAATAAGTTTGTAGATTTTGTTGGTAGGtttctatactttttttttccttgttttggGATCTTGTCTTTTTTTCTTCGGATGGACTTACTTTTGGGTGTTGGAATTTGCAGGTGAATACCATCTTGATCTTATAGTAACCTATGGTGCAGTTCCGGTGATTGTGCCCCGAGTCAATGGGGTTCATATGTTATTGGATAGTTTCGAGCCAATCCACGGTGTTCTTCTTTGCGAAGGCGAAGACATCGATCCATCTTTGTACGAACCCGAAACGTCAGGGCTTTCACctgaagaaattgaagaaatcaGGAGACTGCATGCAAGTGATACAGCCGTGGATAAAGAGAAAGATTCAATAGAGTTAAGGCTAGCGAAGCTTTGCCTTGAAAGGAACATTCCTTATATGGGGATTTGCAGGGGTTCCCAGGTTCTGAATGTTGCTTGCGGCGGTACCCTTTATCAAGATATTGGCAAAGAATTGACAAGGAAATTGCCAGAAGATCAAAGGGTAGTGCACATGGATTATGATAATTATGATGGGCATAGGCATTTTGTGAAGGTGGTGGAGAATACCCCTTTGCATTGCTGGTTTAAGGATTCTTTGGAAGTAGGGAAGATGGATATTTTGGTCAACAGTTATCATCATCAGGGTGTCAAGAGATTGGCACAACGATTTGTGCCCATGGCTTTCGCACCAGATGGCTTGATTGAAGGGTTCTATGACCCAGATGCCTATAATCCTGAAGAGGGTAAATTCATAATGGGACTTCAATTCCATCCAGAGAGAATGAGGCGGTCTGATTCTGAAGAATTTGATTATCCAGGATGCCCATCTGCTTATCAGGTTTGCTTACAATTCATCCcgataatattttgattttggaattTGATGAAAAACAGGGTTTTTCTGATTCTGGGTGACGATTTGTGCAGGAATTTGTGAAGGCAGTACTTGCTTATCAGAAGAAACTTAATATCTCGACAGCTTTGCCAAAGCCATTGATGCTCAacaaagaaatggaaaacaGAAGGAAAATCATAGTCCGAAGCTTCTCACTCGCAAAGAATCTATACACTGCAGGAATTGAGATGAATCCTACTAAACAATCTGAACTTGAAGCTGGAGCAGAATTTCTGGAGGTATATATACTAATTGGGTGATTTTGagtatgaaatatgaaatacaTGTGTTCATATACTCAGATACTTGGTTGCCTCTTGCAGTCAAACACAGCCCTGAGCGTGCAACAAGAGAACAGGCTGAAGCAGATGGGGGCAACAGTGAGAAACGGGAGCCGTTACATTGAAAAGCTCAAGTTAAACGAAGAAAGGGACAGATTAGCAAGAAATGTAATGGGGAAAATGTCGGTTGAACAATTGTCTGATCTTATGTCATTCTACCATATGATGGGGCAGATCTGCTCTGAAGTTTTGGAAAGAAAACTAAATGGCATCGTAAATGACAATGCTTGCTACTCGCCATGAATCTTCAGGTGGGTGGGtgggtgtgtgtgtgtgtgtgtgtgggtGTGGGAGAGGGGGGGTATCATGTGCTTTTGTTGTCAATAGAAATTGACGTTTTATCAATCCTTGGTAAAAGACTCACAGGAAACCTGGTCTGTTATGTCCGAGGGGGTCCCTTTGTTTTGTCTTACTCGCTTCATTTCATGTGAATTTGTCCACCGAGTGGACTTTATTTTGTCtacattaatttttgtttctcttttgttAGAGAAAAAGGGCTCCAATGCCTAAATTTCTGGCCATTAATGTACTTTAGATACATGTATCCATTTCAGAAACAGCATCTCAGGCGACGTTGCCCGTGAGCAGTTCTAAGCtctatgtaattatttttaacaaaaagtaaaagatttatccagtatttttttacttgtgaGTTCGAATGGCAATTTGTTATCTCCTATCTAGCTGGCCTTCGAGAGAAGCTCAAGGATGTTTCTTTCTCTCATAACACTTAGCTATTCCGCACTTGAAGAGGTACTCGGAAGGTCCAGCATTTTATAGCACCATTTCGTTGGTCGTTACTAATCACTTGAGCAACCTCAGTCAAGGAAATGTCAAAACAATATCATGCATGAGGACAACCCAAGTACAACGATCTTGCCACCTAGTCGATCGTACAGTCATCAAGTCCCATATTTGTCGATGATGTGACCTCATTGAGCTTGAGACCTCTTTTCCTATAAATACCCTCCAAGTTAATAAGAAAGAGATCTTTCGAGCCTTTCAGCAACTTTAAGCATTCCTCAGCATCCAACCTCCTTTGCTACCTTATCCTCCTTATTTACCTCATTTTGTCGGCTTTCCACTTGTTTAGGTGAATCAGCCTATCTTGCACAACCACCTTCTCCTCTCCTCCCTTGTTGACATTTGTATCAATAATTGGTGTAGTGAACATGGACTTCTCATACTGATACTTCTCTCAACCCAACAAATCTAGTCACCTTCACCAACCCCGTTAGCTCAATAGCTCCACTAGCTCTTATTAACCCCATCACCTCTAAGCTTCCTTCAAGCTAAACCTTCACTACACCATTGGCTTCAAATCAGCCTTTCCTCCCTCTCTTCTAGCCTTTAGTATTGTTATTTCGACCTTCTACACCATTTTCCTAGTCTTTCCCTCCTCTTTCCCAATTTGTTGCACCATATTCTCAACCTATTCCATCATTTTCCAAGTTGCTTGCATCACTCCCCCAATTATCATCCTTATAAGGGTTTAACAATGACCCCCCTAAGAGACACGTGGCACCACGAGAAGGCATTTGAGAGATCTATGGGTGTCCCTTCACTCACTTTTCACTTGATATTACTTAGTCTACTCCTCATCTGGACGTTGCCTGGATGGTTCCCCACCTTGTAGCATTTAGCCAATCATTGGATGGCCAACCACCTGGCTTCCTTATCCTCTAGGTTACTAATCTGTCGTATTTacatatgtcaaattaggctttttaaacacataaagagcttattattaagtattttatagTGTCTTTTCTAATATTTCTGCACTTTATGGGtttcatgtttaatattagtttttatcGCATTTTAACACTTTTCTGAATAAAAATGTCAAGCATATATCATGAGGGACTTAATATTTGAGTTGAGCTTGTTTTAGGTACTTGGTTGatgcaaaaatgaaaataagagcTTAACTTGGAGTCGAGGTCACGAAATTGAGGAGTCAATGTCGCAACACCGATGCCTTTGCCATCGACTAGGGAGTTGGACTTCATCAAATGACATGATTGAGTGAACTATTTCTAATGTCGCGACACCAAAGAgttgatgtcgtgacacaagCACTCATGGTTGCAACATTGGACTAATGGTTCGGAACACCAGCCACAAACTCTAAAGATAAAGAAGTCAGCTATCTGAGTACCATGTCACAACACCAAGGAGCCATGGTTGTAATACTAAAGCACAAAAACATCCATTGAGTCGATTGTTGAGGGCGTCGCGACACCGACCCTTGATGaggaaaattgttaaaaggCATTTTGCTGTCAAACAAGCCTCAAATTAGATTTTAAGTAAGGACATACTTGCCTTTTGTAGGTTATCACTTTTATAGGCctttttagtaaattaaaaaattaggttaCACATGAAACTAGAAACAAATTCCATAtagaatcaaatgaaaaaaaaatggataaaaatgataaagttagagaaatgagttacttttggaaatgaatgtggtttctcactaagtatgaaAATGACACGAGAagtaatttaagtttttcaaatttttatttaattaaataattgttgttcgaaaatggaaataaattaattggttattgTGAATCCGTTTAATAtgagaattaaatatatttttcatagattttttatgataaaatttttatgactttaatagaattagaattgggttgagaaaattatttaattagaaaattaattaattaaaattaatgtaataaataatatttatttggaaatagaaaaatatgtattgtgtttaattaaattattaagtgttgggttaaaagttcATGAATCACATATAATTAGACCCAATATAGGAGAtgcccaaaacccctcataaTATGTATGAGGGGCAACAATCCTAGTATATTTAATTACGGTGTGCTGCCCCTCTCTCCTAGTTAAACTAAGAGACTAGTTTTTCTATTAGATAagtattatttgtattctactaattcaattaggattctcttatctctccctataaatagatggtacTCATAGGGCTAAGGATatacaactttgagatattgttattctgtaaaaaaatagtgagaatttattttttaaatataaaatctattttttgggaataacaattctatcatATTCtatcgataaatttattttcctactgaaagtaagaAACTTTTTCTGATTGTGTTGATTCATgattgttcgagcccacactcgaagcgaTTCATGGTAAGAGAATAGCGGAGAAAGTCGTCTGATTAAAAGCCAGGATTGTCAAAAATTCGTCTCACACAAAGCATAAGtactttttgggaaaaaactattgctataaatatcacaaaccgactaagtttttaatttttttaattttccgcTGTGACagaaaatcatttattaaactagATTTTTCCAACAACCTATTAGAATAAACGAATGTAATGCATAATGCATACCTAAATCATGATAGATCAAttggttccaaagataaaaattcttgtaaaataaataataaattaagatgATCATATAATGGCGGCGGGTGCTCCCAAaacccaagacataactaattattaaaACTCTAGAAGAGCTTCAACTACTTGAAATTGAAGATggaaatagtgaaaataaatagatctcgataagttatgccAATACGGAAAACTATGGaatcaaggaaaataaaaagttgttgataatgattttgcatgcaacattattgttgaaataatgaggatcttaaataaatctattgagaaatgtGGACATGGAATCGATTGACCAAAATGGAAAGACGTAATTCAAGTTGAATTAAATTCGTGAAGTTTCTATACTAGTAGT harbors:
- the LOC105763149 gene encoding putative glutamine amidotransferase GAT1_2.1, which codes for MAFNNDLSVILPRVLIVSRRSVRKNKFVDFVGEYHLDLIVTYGAVPVIVPRVNGVHMLLDSFEPIHGVLLCEGEDIDPSLYEPETSGLSPEEIEEIRRLHASDTAVDKEKDSIELRLAKLCLERNIPYMGICRGSQVLNVACGGTLYQDIGKELTRKLPEDQRVVHMDYDNYDGHRHFVKVVENTPLHCWFKDSLEVGKMDILVNSYHHQGVKRLAQRFVPMAFAPDGLIEGFYDPDAYNPEEGKFIMGLQFHPERMRRSDSEEFDYPGCPSAYQEFVKAVLAYQKKLNISTALPKPLMLNKEMENRRKIIVRSFSLAKNLYTAGIEMNPTKQSELEAGAEFLESNTALSVQQENRLKQMGATVRNGSRYIEKLKLNEERDRLARNVMGKMSVEQLSDLMSFYHMMGQICSEVLERKLNGIVNDNACYSP